The Polypterus senegalus isolate Bchr_013 chromosome 1, ASM1683550v1, whole genome shotgun sequence genome includes a window with the following:
- the hnrnpc gene encoding heterogeneous nuclear ribonucleoproteins C1/C2, producing MDSLMASNVTNKNDPRSLNSRVFIGNLNTLLVTKADVEAIFSKYGKIVGCSVHKGFAFVQFQNERTARNAVAGEDGRVVVGQVLDINLAGEPKPHRSKTGKRSAGDMYSSSYDLDYDFQRDYYDRMYSYPSRVPPAPPPLSRPVVPSKRPRVSTSGGRRTKSSFSSKGSQRSSSRTLKMDDLQTIKKELTQIKHKVDYLLESLERMEKDHSKKSEQKSSKSESDDALQQHSSSSSKKDEVTKMDREDVGDSDDERDLLEDEEVKSHDQEDDDDNEEDREAEEGEDDGDSANGDDDS from the exons TTCCCTAATGGCAAGTAACGTGACCAACAAGAATGATCCACGCTCCTTGAATTCTCGTGTGTTTATTGGTAACCTCAACACACTTCTTGTAACAAAGGCAGATGTAGAGGCTATCTTCAGCAAGTATGGAAAAATTGTAGGTTGTTCAGTACACAAGGGTTTTGCCTTTGTCCAGTTTCAAAATGAGAGGACGGCACGCAATGCTGTGGCTGGAGAGGATGGACGTGTAGTAGTTGGACAAGTTCTTG ACATCAATCTGGCAGGTGAGCCTAAACCACATAGATCGAAGACTGGCAAGCGTTCTGCGGGAGACATGTACAG TTCTTCCTATGATCTGGATTATGATTTCCAGCGAGACTACTATGATCG GATGTATTCATACCCATCACGTGTTcctcctgctcctcctcctctctcCAGACCCGTAGTACCATCAAAGAGGCCACGAGTCAGTACCAGTGGTGGACGCCGCACTAAAAGCAGCTTCTCGTCAAAAGGCAGTCAGAGGAGCTCATCTCGTACCT TGAAAATGGATGACCTGCAGACTATTAAGAAAGAATTAACACAAATCAAACATAaggtggattatttattggagagtcttgaaagaatggagaaggacCATAGTAAAAAGTCAG AGCAAAAAAGTAGCAAATCTGAAAGTGATGATGCTCTTCAGCAGCATAGTAGCAGCAGCTCCAAGAAAGATGAGGTGACTAAGATGGATCGAGAGGATGTAGGTGACTCTGATGATGAGCGAGACCTGCTGGAAGATGAAGAg GTGAAGAGCCATGAtcaagaagatgatgatgataatgaagaGGACAGAGAGGCAGAGGAAGGAGAGGACGATGGTGACAGTGCAAATGGGGATGACGACTCATAA